The DNA sequence CGCGCACGGAGTACGGCCTCCCGCCGGTCGGCCGCTCGCGCGACGTCGGGCTGCGCCGCGAGGAGGTCGCCTACCTCTCCGGCGTGAGCGTCACCTGGTACACCTGGCTGGAGCAGGGCCGGCAGATCAACCCGTCCCGTTCGGTGCTCGAGGCGGTCGCGCGCACGCTGCGGCTCTCGCCGCCCGAGCACGAGTACCTGCTCTCGCTCGCCGGGTTCGGCCTGCCGACGCTCGTGCCGACGCGGCCGGTGGAGGATGCGCCGGCGCACGTGCAGCGCCTCCTCGACGCGCTCGGCGCCAACCCGGCGTTCGCGCTCGCGCCCGACTGGGGGATCGCGGGCTGGAACGACGCGTACGCCGACCTCTACCCCAACGTCGCGCGGGTCGCGCGCGAGGACCGCAACCTGCTCTGGCTGGTCTTCACCGACCCGGCGGTGCGGGAGCTGCTGCCGGACTGGGAGGAGACGAGCGCGCGATTCCTGGCCGAGTTCCGCGCCGAGACGGGGACGCGGGCGGGAGACCCGGCGGTGCGCGCGCTCGTGGAGCGGCTGCGGGAGGCCAGCCCGGCGTTCCGCGCGGCATGGGAGCGCTACGACATCCGCGGATTCGCGTCGCGCGAGCGGCGGTTCCGGCATCCCCGGCAGGGCGAGGTCACGCTGGAGCACCACCAGCTCGCGCCCACGGACCATCCGGACCTGCGGGTGGT is a window from the Leifsonia shinshuensis genome containing:
- a CDS encoding helix-turn-helix transcriptional regulator, which translates into the protein MTEQDDRRGELGRFLRSRREQAPRTEYGLPPVGRSRDVGLRREEVAYLSGVSVTWYTWLEQGRQINPSRSVLEAVARTLRLSPPEHEYLLSLAGFGLPTLVPTRPVEDAPAHVQRLLDALGANPAFALAPDWGIAGWNDAYADLYPNVARVAREDRNLLWLVFTDPAVRELLPDWEETSARFLAEFRAETGTRAGDPAVRALVERLREASPAFRAAWERYDIRGFASRERRFRHPRQGEVTLEHHQLAPTDHPDLRVVVYTALG